From Candidatus Rokuibacteriota bacterium, the proteins below share one genomic window:
- a CDS encoding CBS domain-containing protein gives MRKLRDIMRYGFLFMVSREAMVSEAVRVMAANNVGIVAVLDGDKLVGVFSERDVVRRVVDRGLDPSRTPVGEVMTTNLVVADVDEDYQSAMSKMDQANIRHLPVVSEGRLLSMISIRDLMRVEIHDKGEEIRYLHEYLYQVPPEIQRPQGSP, from the coding sequence ATGCGAAAACTCCGCGACATCATGCGCTACGGCTTTCTGTTCATGGTCTCGCGCGAGGCCATGGTCTCGGAGGCGGTCCGCGTGATGGCGGCAAACAACGTCGGGATCGTGGCGGTGCTTGACGGCGATAAGCTCGTCGGGGTCTTCTCGGAACGCGACGTCGTGCGTCGGGTGGTCGATCGGGGGCTCGACCCTTCACGCACGCCGGTGGGGGAGGTCATGACGACCAACCTCGTGGTCGCCGACGTGGACGAGGACTACCAGTCGGCGATGAGCAAGATGGATCAGGCCAACATCCGCCACCTGCCTGTCGTGAGCGAGGGCCGCCTCCTGTCCATGATCTCGATCCGCGATCTCATGCGCGTCGAGATTCATGACAAGGGCGAGGAGATCCGCTACCTGCACGAGTACCTCTACCAGGTCCCGCCCGAGATCCAGCGGCCGCAGGGGAGCCCCTGA